In Thermospira aquatica, the following proteins share a genomic window:
- a CDS encoding DUF362 domain-containing protein, protein MASPVYFTDFRSKGKSILEKLEKLVLKAGLETINFEKKFVAIKVHFGEPGNVAYIRPNYTRRIVEIIKRLGGLPFLTDCNTLYKGRRSNAIDHLQAAHENGFTPETVGCDLIIADGLKGSDYREIEINLTHIKKAKIGTAIADADIFISINHFKGHEMTGFGGALKNIGMGCGAVPGKLEMHSNSKPKVVTEKCVGCKMCELNCNHNAIKVNEHHKAWINYDLCVGCGQCVAVCRYDAAQVVWNEGGNTAWKKIDEYAFAVVKGKPHFHINFLMDISPDCDCWSSHDAPIVPDIGILASFDPVALDQASVDLVNQAPVLAPSKISDHHPHYDPSSDRFQLIHPHSNWQEGLAYAESIGLGSRTYQLLRVE, encoded by the coding sequence ATGGCATCTCCTGTATATTTTACTGATTTCCGTTCAAAAGGCAAAAGTATTCTTGAAAAACTTGAAAAGCTTGTTTTAAAAGCGGGACTTGAAACCATTAACTTTGAAAAAAAATTTGTTGCTATAAAGGTGCATTTTGGTGAACCGGGAAATGTGGCCTATATACGACCAAATTACACACGAAGAATCGTTGAAATAATCAAAAGGTTAGGGGGATTGCCGTTTTTGACAGATTGTAATACGCTCTACAAAGGTAGACGCTCCAATGCTATTGATCACCTTCAAGCTGCCCATGAAAATGGTTTCACCCCAGAAACAGTTGGGTGCGATCTTATTATCGCAGACGGTCTCAAAGGTTCAGACTACCGTGAAATTGAGATCAATCTCACTCATATCAAAAAAGCCAAGATAGGCACAGCCATTGCTGATGCTGATATATTTATCTCTATCAATCATTTCAAAGGTCATGAGATGACAGGATTTGGGGGAGCTTTAAAAAACATTGGAATGGGATGTGGAGCCGTTCCAGGAAAACTGGAAATGCATTCAAATTCTAAACCCAAGGTAGTAACAGAAAAATGTGTTGGCTGCAAAATGTGTGAACTCAACTGTAATCATAACGCTATCAAAGTCAATGAACATCACAAAGCATGGATTAATTACGATCTCTGTGTTGGGTGTGGTCAATGTGTGGCAGTATGCCGCTATGATGCCGCGCAAGTGGTATGGAACGAGGGAGGGAATACCGCCTGGAAAAAAATTGATGAGTACGCTTTTGCCGTTGTCAAGGGAAAACCTCATTTTCATATAAACTTCCTTATGGATATTTCTCCTGACTGTGATTGCTGGAGTAGTCATGATGCTCCTATCGTCCCTGATATTGGGATCCTGGCTTCTTTTGATCCTGTGGCTCTGGATCAGGCAAGTGTGGATCTGGTAAATCAGGCTCCCGTTTTGGCACCGAGTAAAATCTCTGATCATCATCCACATTATGATCCCTCTTCAGACAGATTTCAGCTTATTCATCCTCACAGCAATTGGCAGGAGGGGTTAGCTTACGCCGAAAGTATTGGCCTGGGTAGTCGTACGTATCAGCTACTACGAGTAGAATAA
- a CDS encoding CarD family transcriptional regulator has protein sequence MFSLYNTRVGVSMFKIGDKVFYPYHGAGEITNVEEKEIFGEKKLYYIIKFPLTETTVMLPADNPDQLGLRFLATPLEIKYCLDKLKNINISLDDDWKIRYKRNQDLLKSGNIDDVAMVVKTLYLRNKHKELSTTEKKLYQNAMNILISEIALALEKTLDEVKEEILRILGEEKR, from the coding sequence ATGTTTTCTCTCTATAATACAAGGGTAGGGGTAAGCATGTTTAAAATTGGTGATAAAGTTTTTTATCCGTATCATGGTGCAGGAGAAATAACAAATGTAGAAGAAAAAGAAATTTTTGGAGAGAAAAAACTCTACTATATCATTAAATTTCCTCTCACTGAAACCACAGTGATGCTCCCTGCAGACAACCCTGATCAACTTGGTTTACGATTCCTCGCTACACCGTTAGAGATCAAGTATTGTCTTGATAAACTCAAAAATATCAATATTTCGCTTGATGACGACTGGAAGATTCGTTACAAACGTAATCAAGACCTTTTAAAATCAGGAAATATTGATGATGTTGCCATGGTAGTAAAAACGCTTTATCTGAGAAACAAACACAAAGAGCTTTCTACGACAGAGAAAAAGCTTTATCAAAACGCGATGAATATTCTCATAAGCGAGATAGCCTTGGCCCTGGAAAAGACTCTCGACGAAGTCAAAGAAGAAATTCTTAGAATTCTTGGAGAAGAAAAAAGATAA
- the ndk gene encoding nucleoside-diphosphate kinase, translating to MALERTFAMIKPDAVKAGNIGHILTMIEKERFKIIYLQMLKLTEKSVRLFYAEHVEKPFFPSLLEFTLSGKVVAMVLEKENAIEDFRKLMGATDPKKAAKGTIRHTYGTEMPANAIHGSDSRESAKREITIFFGEFAAIPSSEKRNAKEY from the coding sequence ATGGCTCTCGAAAGAACCTTTGCGATGATTAAACCAGACGCAGTTAAAGCTGGGAACATTGGTCACATCCTTACCATGATCGAAAAAGAAAGATTTAAGATCATTTATCTCCAGATGTTGAAGCTTACTGAAAAATCTGTCCGTCTCTTCTATGCGGAGCATGTGGAAAAACCTTTTTTCCCCTCGCTTTTAGAATTTACCCTTTCAGGGAAGGTTGTTGCCATGGTACTCGAGAAAGAAAACGCTATCGAAGATTTTCGTAAGCTCATGGGAGCTACTGATCCCAAAAAGGCAGCGAAAGGCACCATACGCCACACCTATGGCACAGAAATGCCTGCAAATGCTATTCACGGATCCGATTCTCGTGAAAGTGCCAAACGCGAGATTACTATTTTTTTTGGAGAGTTCGCTGCTATTCCATCCAGCGAAAAACGCAATGCCAAGGAATATTAA
- the leuS gene encoding leucine--tRNA ligase, with translation MAFYDFTSIEKKWKTYWDEHKTFKVTEDPSYPDEKRLYVLDMFPYPSGSGLHVGHPEGYTATDIYTRYKRMNGYNVLHPMGFDAFGLPAENYAIQTGTHPAETTYKNIDRFREQIKSIGFCYDWDREISTCDPDYYKWTQWIFLQLFKKGLAYEAEMPINWCPSCGTGLANEEVQDGKCDRCGTPIERKRIRQWVLKITAYAERLLKDLDLLDWSESIKLMQRNWIGRSEGAEVHFPVDGREEVITVFTTRPDTLFGATYMVLAPEHPLVEKITTPDQRESVKAYQAEANRKTDLQRTDLNKEKTGVFTGAYAINPLNGNKIPIWISDYVLMGYGTGAIMAVPAHDSRDFEFAKKFNLPIIQVVSRDGSLYELNEAEEEDGISVNSGPFSGLPTREMKEKIIQYLEEKGIGRRTVNYKLRDWIFSRQRYWGEPIPVVHCEKCGIVPLDEKDLPLTLPNVKSYKPTGTGESPLAAITDWVNTTCPKCGGPAKRETNTMPQWAGSCWYYLRYIDPKNDKALADPEKIKYWGPVDLYVGGAEHAVLHLLYARFWHKFLYDIGVVDYPEPFMALRNQGMILGENGEKMSKSRGNVINPDDVIAEYGADTLRMYEMFMGPLAADKPWNTKGIMGIKRFLDKVWKTFDEKPIGEKEPSEELNRLRHKSIQFISERIENLEFNTAISQLMVFINALSKEEELPRDIAEDFVKLLHPFAPFITEELWEKMGHKPSILFEKWPTYDPAFLVEDTVTVVLQVNGKVRDNIQVVRGLSQEDLQKKALESEKLKTWLDGKTIVKVIVVPDKLVNIVVK, from the coding sequence ATGGCATTTTATGATTTTACCTCAATTGAAAAGAAATGGAAAACGTATTGGGATGAACACAAAACCTTTAAGGTAACGGAAGATCCCTCCTATCCCGATGAGAAGCGCCTCTATGTGCTTGATATGTTTCCTTATCCCTCGGGTTCCGGGCTTCATGTAGGACATCCTGAAGGATATACGGCTACCGATATCTACACACGTTACAAACGGATGAATGGTTACAACGTCCTTCATCCCATGGGTTTTGACGCTTTTGGGCTACCTGCAGAGAATTATGCTATCCAAACAGGAACCCATCCAGCAGAAACAACCTACAAAAATATTGACCGTTTCCGTGAACAAATCAAATCTATTGGGTTCTGCTATGACTGGGACAGAGAAATCAGTACCTGTGATCCAGATTACTACAAATGGACACAATGGATTTTCCTCCAGCTTTTTAAGAAAGGTTTGGCGTATGAAGCAGAAATGCCCATCAACTGGTGTCCAAGCTGTGGAACAGGACTTGCAAACGAAGAAGTTCAGGATGGAAAATGTGATCGCTGTGGTACTCCTATAGAACGCAAACGTATCCGTCAATGGGTGTTGAAGATCACAGCGTATGCAGAGAGACTTCTAAAAGACCTCGATCTTTTGGACTGGAGCGAGTCCATCAAACTCATGCAAAGAAACTGGATCGGTCGTTCTGAAGGTGCTGAGGTTCATTTTCCTGTCGATGGAAGAGAGGAAGTTATTACGGTTTTTACAACCAGACCTGATACCCTTTTTGGGGCTACCTACATGGTACTTGCTCCTGAACACCCTCTCGTCGAAAAGATTACCACTCCCGATCAGCGTGAATCTGTAAAAGCCTATCAGGCAGAGGCTAACCGCAAAACAGATCTTCAGCGTACCGATCTCAACAAGGAAAAAACAGGGGTGTTTACAGGAGCATATGCAATTAACCCCTTGAATGGAAACAAGATCCCTATCTGGATCTCAGACTATGTGTTGATGGGATACGGAACAGGAGCTATCATGGCGGTCCCTGCTCATGATAGCCGAGACTTTGAGTTTGCTAAAAAATTCAATCTGCCGATTATCCAGGTGGTAAGTCGGGATGGTTCTCTGTATGAACTGAACGAAGCCGAAGAAGAAGATGGTATCTCCGTGAATTCTGGTCCCTTTAGTGGACTTCCCACCAGGGAAATGAAAGAAAAAATCATCCAGTACCTCGAAGAAAAAGGTATTGGACGCCGTACGGTGAATTATAAACTTCGGGATTGGATTTTTTCTCGTCAGCGCTACTGGGGAGAACCTATTCCTGTCGTACACTGCGAAAAGTGCGGCATCGTACCTCTGGATGAAAAGGATCTCCCTCTTACCCTTCCCAATGTCAAGAGCTACAAACCAACAGGAACCGGAGAATCTCCCCTGGCAGCGATAACAGATTGGGTAAACACAACCTGTCCAAAATGTGGAGGCCCGGCCAAACGGGAAACAAACACCATGCCCCAATGGGCAGGAAGCTGTTGGTACTATTTGCGCTATATCGATCCTAAAAATGACAAAGCCTTAGCCGATCCTGAGAAAATTAAATACTGGGGACCTGTAGATCTGTATGTAGGTGGAGCAGAACATGCGGTGCTTCATCTCTTGTATGCCCGTTTCTGGCATAAATTTCTCTACGACATTGGGGTAGTTGATTATCCTGAGCCCTTTATGGCCCTGCGAAACCAGGGTATGATCCTGGGAGAAAATGGAGAAAAGATGTCTAAATCCCGAGGAAATGTGATCAACCCTGATGACGTAATAGCCGAATACGGGGCAGACACTCTCAGAATGTATGAGATGTTCATGGGTCCTTTGGCCGCAGACAAACCATGGAATACCAAAGGGATTATGGGAATCAAGCGATTCCTTGACAAGGTATGGAAAACCTTTGATGAAAAACCAATAGGAGAAAAGGAACCGTCGGAGGAACTGAACCGACTACGACATAAGAGTATTCAGTTCATATCTGAAAGGATAGAAAACCTTGAGTTTAACACGGCTATCAGTCAACTCATGGTATTTATCAATGCCCTGAGTAAAGAAGAAGAACTTCCCCGTGATATAGCAGAGGATTTCGTCAAACTGCTTCATCCATTTGCCCCCTTCATCACAGAAGAGCTGTGGGAAAAGATGGGACACAAACCCTCAATACTTTTTGAAAAATGGCCAACTTACGATCCTGCCTTCCTGGTGGAAGATACTGTAACCGTTGTTTTGCAGGTCAATGGCAAGGTACGTGATAACATACAGGTAGTTCGTGGGCTCTCCCAGGAGGATCTCCAGAAAAAGGCTCTGGAAAGCGAAAAGCTCAAAACATGGTTGGACGGTAAAACGATAGTGAAAGTGATTGTTGTACCTGATAAACTGGTCAACATTGTGGTAAAATAA
- a CDS encoding AAA family ATPase, with protein MIYNIQTGQFEVKKGPIFTNFVLADEINRAPAKVQSALLEAMQERTVTLGDTTYDLPTPFFVMATQNPIEHEGTYPLPEAQIDRFYMKVLVSYPTAKEEKRILHRMTGTLEPTVKKVASKQDIQKLQKLVSRIYVDEKIYDYVVSLVQATRQTHKDYIRYGASPRAAIAWIKAAKVEALFDERGYVIPEDVKHTAHDILRHRLILNFEAEAEGITTDNVIDTFLQEVEIP; from the coding sequence ATGATTTATAACATTCAGACAGGGCAATTTGAGGTTAAAAAAGGACCTATTTTTACGAATTTTGTTCTCGCTGATGAGATCAACCGTGCACCAGCGAAGGTGCAATCAGCTCTTCTTGAGGCTATGCAAGAACGGACGGTAACTCTTGGGGATACAACCTATGATCTCCCTACCCCTTTCTTTGTTATGGCAACCCAAAATCCCATTGAACACGAGGGAACGTACCCTCTTCCCGAGGCTCAGATTGATCGTTTTTATATGAAGGTTTTAGTTTCCTATCCCACAGCCAAAGAAGAAAAACGTATCCTTCACCGAATGACAGGAACACTAGAACCAACTGTCAAAAAAGTTGCCAGTAAACAGGATATCCAGAAACTCCAGAAGCTTGTATCCCGAATTTATGTTGACGAAAAAATCTATGACTATGTTGTTTCTCTTGTTCAAGCAACACGCCAAACTCACAAAGACTATATCCGTTATGGCGCATCTCCACGAGCGGCTATTGCCTGGATTAAAGCAGCAAAAGTTGAAGCCCTCTTTGATGAACGTGGATACGTTATCCCAGAGGATGTAAAACATACCGCTCACGATATCCTTCGCCATCGTCTCATTCTCAACTTTGAGGCAGAAGCCGAAGGAATCACCACCGACAATGTGATAGATACTTTTCTCCAGGAGGTAGAAATTCCCTAA
- the folE2 gene encoding GTP cyclohydrolase FolE2, with protein sequence MKDVQNERDERNIPINKVGIRGLRIPIVVRDQSQQRQATIADVNMYVNLPHHYRGTHMSRFGEILHRYAHDLSLEHLESILTEMKQRFECEEAHIEISFPYFIMKSAPVSGMQSYMEYRCSVQASLGENLSLTMGVEVPIHSLCPCSKEISSYGAHNQRGIVRIQAQTKGFVWFEELISLAEKQASAPLFTILKRSDEKYITEKAYTNAKFVEDTARDIALALNRDERILWYHIEVENEESIHNHNAYACIMRNKTDED encoded by the coding sequence ATGAAAGACGTACAAAATGAGAGAGATGAGAGGAATATTCCAATCAACAAGGTAGGTATACGAGGTCTTCGTATTCCTATCGTAGTAAGAGATCAAAGTCAACAAAGACAGGCAACAATTGCTGATGTGAATATGTATGTCAATCTTCCCCATCATTATCGGGGAACCCATATGAGTCGGTTTGGGGAGATTCTCCATCGGTATGCCCATGATCTTTCTCTGGAACATCTTGAGTCCATCCTCACGGAGATGAAACAGCGTTTTGAGTGTGAAGAGGCTCATATTGAGATCTCTTTTCCCTACTTTATCATGAAATCCGCTCCTGTTTCTGGTATGCAAAGTTATATGGAATATCGTTGTTCTGTGCAAGCGAGTCTGGGAGAAAACCTCTCGTTGACGATGGGTGTAGAGGTTCCTATCCATAGCCTTTGTCCATGTTCGAAAGAGATTAGTAGCTATGGAGCGCACAACCAGCGTGGTATTGTGAGAATTCAAGCACAAACGAAAGGGTTTGTGTGGTTTGAGGAGCTTATATCCCTTGCAGAAAAACAAGCCTCTGCTCCTTTGTTTACTATCCTTAAACGAAGTGATGAGAAATATATTACTGAGAAAGCTTACACTAACGCTAAATTTGTGGAAGACACGGCGAGGGATATTGCCCTGGCATTGAACCGGGATGAGAGGATTCTCTGGTATCATATCGAGGTTGAAAACGAAGAGTCCATCCATAATCACAATGCGTATGCTTGTATTATGAGGAACAAGACGGATGAAGATTGA
- a CDS encoding DNA gyrase/topoisomerase IV subunit B, with protein sequence MSKEYTSASISVLQFPENIRTRPDMYIGDREIDGYHHLAFEVIDNSVDEHLAGYAKHIVVRLLQTNIVEIIDDGRGIPVDPHPQKKIPAIELILTELHSGGKFNRQVYGVSGGLHGVGLTAVNALSTFLEIEVKRNGKKYFIRYEKGIKKEPLKIIGDDPATGTTIRFQPDDTIFQVHSFSQAILRARLREVAFLNPGLEVVFEDHTVSGEPTREVFCFPNGIVDFLRDELNRGEELLFPEPIVIQGEKEIEGGTLKVQIAFLYRNTGDDPEIYSYTNSIHTKSHGIHVDAFWMAYEKIMQDFAERLNLGRKDEKIDKKTLSFGFTCVINTLIPNAEFKGQTKDKLTEPIAARTAIRDIVEGALFVFFEKNIDLAEKIIQKSLLEQRALEEAEKARQGVRNNVGRSKRETATIVAGKLADCTSRKKEIRELFIVEGDSAGGSAKQGRNREFQAILPLRGKILNVEKKIERQNLNTILANEEIKTMIAVIGTGYYSYFDIEKLNYNKIIIMTDADVDGSHIRTLLLTFFYRFMRPLIEEGHVYIAQPPLYKITAGKRIEYAYSDQEKDELIEKVFKNSKYDIQRYKGLGEMNPEQLWETTMNPETRKLLRVSITDFEEANNMVRVLMGENVGGERKEFILKNVNFVTNVDDIA encoded by the coding sequence ATGTCCAAAGAATATACCTCGGCATCAATCAGTGTTTTGCAGTTTCCGGAAAATATTCGCACACGTCCTGATATGTATATTGGTGACAGAGAGATAGATGGGTATCATCACCTTGCCTTTGAAGTCATTGACAATTCTGTGGACGAGCATCTTGCAGGGTATGCAAAACACATCGTCGTTCGCCTTTTGCAAACCAATATTGTGGAAATTATCGATGATGGTCGGGGTATCCCTGTTGATCCTCATCCCCAAAAGAAAATACCGGCTATTGAGCTTATTCTGACTGAGCTTCATTCCGGTGGTAAGTTTAACCGCCAGGTGTATGGGGTATCGGGAGGACTCCATGGCGTAGGACTTACCGCTGTCAATGCTCTTTCCACCTTTCTTGAGATTGAGGTCAAAAGAAACGGCAAAAAGTATTTCATCCGTTATGAAAAGGGTATAAAAAAAGAACCTCTCAAGATCATAGGTGACGACCCGGCTACGGGAACGACCATCCGTTTTCAGCCTGATGATACGATTTTTCAAGTTCATAGTTTTAGCCAGGCTATTCTTCGAGCCAGGCTTCGAGAAGTAGCCTTTCTTAATCCTGGTCTGGAGGTTGTTTTTGAGGATCATACCGTTTCGGGAGAACCAACGCGGGAGGTTTTTTGTTTCCCCAACGGGATTGTTGATTTTCTCAGAGATGAACTCAACAGAGGAGAAGAGCTTCTCTTTCCGGAACCGATTGTCATTCAGGGAGAAAAGGAGATTGAAGGCGGAACACTCAAGGTTCAAATTGCTTTTCTCTATCGCAATACAGGTGATGATCCCGAGATCTACAGTTATACCAACTCCATTCACACCAAATCCCATGGTATTCATGTGGATGCCTTCTGGATGGCGTATGAAAAAATCATGCAGGACTTTGCCGAACGATTGAATCTGGGACGAAAAGACGAAAAAATCGATAAAAAGACACTCTCCTTTGGTTTTACCTGTGTGATCAATACCCTCATTCCTAACGCAGAGTTTAAAGGACAAACCAAGGACAAACTCACCGAGCCAATTGCAGCGAGAACTGCTATCAGGGATATAGTCGAAGGAGCTCTCTTTGTCTTCTTTGAAAAGAATATCGATCTCGCAGAGAAGATTATACAAAAAAGTCTTCTTGAACAACGCGCTCTGGAAGAGGCAGAAAAAGCCAGACAGGGTGTGCGAAACAACGTCGGTCGAAGTAAACGGGAAACAGCCACTATTGTCGCCGGTAAACTTGCTGATTGTACTTCTCGCAAAAAAGAGATCCGTGAACTTTTTATTGTTGAGGGAGATTCTGCTGGTGGTTCAGCAAAACAAGGAAGAAACCGGGAATTTCAGGCTATCCTTCCCCTGCGAGGAAAAATCCTGAACGTTGAAAAAAAGATTGAGCGTCAAAACCTCAATACCATTTTAGCAAACGAAGAGATCAAAACGATGATTGCAGTTATTGGTACAGGGTATTATAGCTATTTTGATATTGAAAAGCTGAACTACAATAAAATTATCATCATGACAGATGCCGATGTGGATGGTTCCCATATCCGCACCCTGCTTCTTACCTTTTTCTATAGGTTTATGCGTCCTTTGATCGAAGAAGGTCATGTGTATATTGCCCAACCCCCTCTCTACAAGATCACCGCAGGAAAAAGGATAGAGTATGCGTACAGTGATCAGGAAAAAGATGAACTTATTGAAAAGGTTTTTAAAAACAGCAAGTACGACATTCAGCGATACAAGGGTCTTGGAGAGATGAATCCTGAACAACTCTGGGAAACCACAATGAATCCAGAAACCCGCAAACTTCTCCGTGTGAGTATTACCGACTTTGAAGAGGCGAATAACATGGTGCGGGTTCTGATGGGAGAAAATGTTGGAGGAGAACGAAAAGAATTTATCCTCAAAAATGTTAATTTTGTTACCAATGTGGATGATATAGCATAG
- a CDS encoding DJ-1 family glyoxalase III has product MRVALILGQNFEEVEAITPIDILRRAQVEVITYGVGGKEITGSHQITVQADRVFMRMDDIHTEEFDALLLPGGPGVNQLVQNQHLLEVIRRFVAASRWVYAVCAAPLLLDRAGVLEGRNFTCYPGTVASITSGKHKNEPVVVDGNIITSQGVGTSLLASLKLVSLWVSDEEARQLAERVVFYGWKD; this is encoded by the coding sequence ATGAGAGTAGCTCTTATTCTGGGACAAAATTTTGAAGAAGTAGAAGCGATTACTCCTATTGATATTTTGAGACGGGCACAAGTTGAGGTAATCACGTATGGAGTAGGAGGGAAAGAAATTACCGGAAGTCATCAGATAACAGTGCAAGCAGACAGGGTATTTATGCGGATGGATGATATCCATACTGAAGAGTTTGATGCGCTTCTTTTGCCTGGAGGACCCGGCGTAAACCAGCTTGTCCAAAATCAACATCTTCTGGAAGTCATCAGGCGCTTTGTAGCTGCTTCCAGGTGGGTGTATGCTGTTTGTGCGGCTCCTCTTCTTCTGGATAGAGCAGGGGTTTTAGAGGGGAGAAACTTCACCTGTTATCCTGGTACCGTAGCTTCAATAACTTCAGGAAAACACAAAAACGAACCAGTCGTTGTGGATGGGAATATTATCACCTCGCAGGGAGTAGGAACATCCCTCCTTGCGTCTTTAAAACTTGTTTCTTTGTGGGTTTCAGATGAGGAAGCCCGTCAGCTTGCTGAACGAGTTGTTTTTTATGGATGGAAAGATTAA
- a CDS encoding cation diffusion facilitator family transporter: MGSSLQKSKQVTLIGLWVNIFLSLLKYIGGILGNSQTMIADATHSLSDLVTDVAVLFGINYWTKPPDTSHPYGHRRIETLVTALIALLLGLVGIGIGYEGLISLQKPDSTQVKSIAIVMAVISIFSKEILYRWTIAQGKKLGSPAIIANAWHHRSDALSSIPAFVAIGLSLIDKRLSYFDHIGAVVVSLFIIKTSWTLLQPVLEELSDRGASDTDVMMIVKIAESVEGVREVHAVRTRHHGNSMFVDLHVLVDGNLSVTEGHNIAGKVKHSLLEHGPSIQDVIIHIEPYETASRKSR; encoded by the coding sequence ATGGGTTCTTCTCTGCAAAAGTCCAAACAGGTTACACTGATTGGTTTGTGGGTAAATATTTTTCTTTCTCTGTTAAAGTATATCGGTGGGATCCTGGGAAACAGTCAAACGATGATTGCTGATGCAACTCACAGTCTTTCCGATCTTGTTACCGACGTGGCAGTTCTCTTTGGCATCAACTACTGGACAAAACCACCAGACACGTCACACCCTTATGGTCATAGACGCATAGAAACCCTGGTTACAGCCCTTATTGCTTTGCTTCTGGGGCTTGTGGGTATAGGCATAGGATACGAAGGGCTTATCAGTCTCCAAAAACCTGACTCCACACAGGTGAAAAGTATAGCAATAGTCATGGCTGTTATCTCTATTTTTTCCAAAGAAATTCTCTATCGCTGGACCATAGCTCAGGGGAAAAAACTCGGTTCGCCAGCAATCATCGCCAATGCCTGGCATCACCGCTCTGATGCCTTGAGTTCTATTCCCGCTTTTGTTGCTATAGGACTCTCCCTTATTGATAAAAGATTGTCATATTTTGACCACATAGGGGCAGTTGTCGTTTCATTGTTTATTATCAAAACAAGCTGGACTCTTCTCCAACCTGTTCTTGAGGAACTTTCTGACAGAGGAGCAAGCGATACGGATGTCATGATGATTGTAAAAATAGCCGAGTCTGTTGAAGGGGTGCGTGAAGTTCATGCTGTTCGCACCCGTCATCATGGGAATTCTATGTTTGTTGATCTCCATGTCCTTGTCGACGGTAACCTTTCTGTCACCGAAGGACACAATATTGCAGGAAAAGTAAAACACTCTCTTCTCGAACATGGTCCAAGCATCCAGGATGTTATTATTCATATTGAACCTTACGAGACAGCTTCCAGAAAAAGTAGGTAG
- a CDS encoding YaaR family protein, producing the protein MKIENFSPFMNPKKTERKKTDKGLTLNFKAMMESSDLEVFFSQIGEDLSESDLRELGNMIDLLGEQLSQNPDIEHFNRYRSCVKALVRYAMKNMEVKTITSRSGFAKVNTYVIVQSIDEKLQQMAHLILSNERNRVSYFQLVQQIKGLLVDLIS; encoded by the coding sequence ATGAAGATTGAGAATTTTTCCCCCTTTATGAATCCTAAAAAAACTGAGCGCAAAAAAACGGACAAAGGTCTAACCCTCAACTTTAAGGCAATGATGGAGAGTTCGGATCTCGAGGTTTTTTTTAGTCAGATAGGAGAAGATCTGTCCGAAAGCGATCTTCGGGAACTTGGAAACATGATTGATCTTTTAGGAGAACAACTCTCCCAGAATCCTGATATAGAACATTTTAACCGCTATAGAAGTTGTGTAAAAGCCTTGGTACGTTATGCTATGAAAAATATGGAGGTAAAAACGATCACAAGTCGTTCGGGATTTGCCAAGGTAAACACCTATGTTATTGTACAATCAATCGACGAGAAACTCCAACAAATGGCACATCTCATCCTCTCAAATGAGAGAAACCGTGTTTCCTATTTTCAGCTTGTCCAGCAAATTAAGGGACTGCTCGTGGATTTGATTTCTTGA
- a CDS encoding metallophosphoesterase yields MKILVLSDWHLDAKDALGWFGWEEDAFLARLEEVVTHYQPDKIILNGDVFELYRYRKSDIAQAYPGIFRFFQRHSVIFIRGNHDSISHTGLDFYEIHHGERKILILHGHQADFLNGNSVMRALVSLGMKILRLLSYNEWVRQRYLDIYSRIDTKPLDYRRQNDFKYLFYAMKLLDRHYDAVIMGHTHQQEDIVFYHRGKKKYYLNSGTCTRGRFQAIIVDIENWEYILLNR; encoded by the coding sequence ATGAAAATATTGGTCCTTTCCGATTGGCATCTGGATGCGAAGGACGCGCTGGGATGGTTCGGATGGGAAGAAGATGCCTTTCTCGCACGTCTCGAAGAGGTTGTTACCCATTACCAACCAGACAAGATCATCTTAAACGGCGATGTATTTGAGCTTTATCGTTATAGAAAAAGTGATATCGCACAAGCGTATCCTGGTATTTTTCGTTTCTTTCAAAGGCATTCTGTCATTTTTATACGTGGAAACCACGATAGCATCAGTCACACAGGGCTTGATTTTTATGAAATTCATCATGGGGAGAGAAAGATCCTGATCCTCCATGGTCATCAGGCAGATTTTTTGAATGGGAACAGCGTGATGAGGGCACTGGTAAGTCTGGGTATGAAGATTTTAAGGCTTCTTTCTTATAATGAATGGGTGAGGCAACGTTACCTGGATATCTATAGCCGTATCGATACCAAACCACTCGATTATAGAAGGCAAAATGACTTTAAGTATCTCTTTTATGCGATGAAGCTTCTTGATCGACATTATGATGCTGTCATCATGGGGCATACCCATCAACAGGAGGATATTGTTTTTTACCACCGTGGAAAGAAAAAATACTACCTGAATAGTGGTACCTGTACACGAGGAAGATTTCAAGCTATTATTGTAGATATAGAAAATTGGGAATATATTCTTTTGAACAGGTAA